A DNA window from Drosophila biarmipes strain raj3 chromosome 2R, RU_DBia_V1.1, whole genome shotgun sequence contains the following coding sequences:
- the LOC108029555 gene encoding uncharacterized protein LOC108029555: protein MSKRLYSEFLSKDDPLVSNNEFLEDALEELQNKLGQILENQNEILTRLCQLTCKGTTANSYNTEEDYFPVTDPEELPNLDANLSQPGKKYANVMHGILRPEGRKEPLKKNFAKVFECDVLMSHNYDGVSNKQSFKQYKQINKTIFGILKTDGYTKTEYVADVRAAFHMLKARYHKRKHDLRMKIKRFQKCQAQTDWE from the exons ATGAGTAAGCGCCTATATTCCGAGTTTCTTAGCAAAGACGACCCCCTAGTGTCCAACAACGAGTTTCTGGAGGATGCATTGGAGGAGTTGCAAAACAAGCTGGGCCAGATCCTAGAAAATCAAAATGAGATCCTGACACGGTTGTGTCAGTTGACTTGCAAGGGGACCACAGCTAATTCTTACAACACCGAAGAGGACTATTTTCCGGTGACAGATCCCGAAGAGCTGCCCAATCTGGACGCCAATCTTTCCCAGCCCGGCAAAAAATAC GCTAATGTTATGCATGGAATTTTAAGACCAGAAGGACGAAAAGAACCGCTGAAGAAGAATTTCGCAAAGGTTTTCGAGTGCGATGTTCTTATGTCGCACAACTACGATGGAGTGAGCAACAAACAATCCTTTaaacagtacaaacaaattaacaaaactATTTTTG GAATTCTAAAAACAGATGGATATACTAAAACGGAGTACGTTGCCGATGTCAGAGCTGCCTTTCATATGCTGAAGGCCCGCTATCATAAAAGAAAACATGATTTAAGGATGAAGATTAAACGGTTTCAAAAGTGCCAAGCACAGACCGATTGGGAATag